In Pangasianodon hypophthalmus isolate fPanHyp1 chromosome 3, fPanHyp1.pri, whole genome shotgun sequence, a single genomic region encodes these proteins:
- the kifbp gene encoding KIF-binding protein, with amino-acid sequence MASTSSREWRSVCEKFRSAQELSEIESRKDPENEPFRSKYKARELLKEIYCMVKNFDVDDSENEDRETDGQSEEPGDGEAVHGGVNKAHAGDSQAGLRAAKLGVIDYHLGVNHIETEELSAGEEYLMNCMKLLEECTVTRENVSLFIQVRNQLGILWAGRDETEKAQGFLETAESIYVQYMKEDGQPPLDLVDFFVLEEDAPSQQERMRRFEMAYTHTLYYLAQVYKNLGQYERAGQYCHSTLQRQLKFSQFVPLEWAINAATLSQYYITKTRYMEARHCLAAANVIAGLAGEVPSEAAAKESEAEYEKREQLCQKRAEIARCWIKYCLNLLQDSKKLLEDNIGELDLDRQEELQRARQDEEELKEIGRKTAVLFDSADTFDSICSQEEKVSCIYPLNFEEARAIFLVGQSYVTQAKEYFEMDGHVTDHIEILQDHSALFKVLAFFEEDLERRCKMHKRRVDMLEPICKDLNAQYYLLICRQLQFELAETFYEMMDLKLAVAEKQDQPDAHTIKKFNHLCLASIKYYQMFLDSIRSPEGKFPEKLEDDLLRPALVAKFRIARLQSKIISGNLATQLENLSLSLESYNFVVQYCEEHPEAKKAVETELELSEEMVSLLPMKINRIQSRMASSN; translated from the exons ATGGCGTCCACCAGCAGTCGAGAATGGAGGTCTGTGTGCGAGAAATTTCGCAGCGCTCAAGAGCTTTCCGAAATAGAATCGCGAAAAGATCCCGAAAACGAGCCTTTCCGCTCTAAATATAAAGCCAGGGAGCTGCTGAAGGAGATTTACTGCATGGTAAAGAATTTCGACGTAGACGACAGTGAGAATGAGGACCGAGAAACGGACGGTCAGTCAGAGGAGCCAGGAGACGGGGAGGCGGTACATGGAGGAGTTAATAAAGCGCACGCAGGCGACTCTCAAGCCGGACTCCGAGCCGCCAAGCTCGGCGTGATTGACTATCACCTGGGAGTGAACCATATCGAAACCGAGGAGCTCTCCGCTGGCGAAGAGTACTTAATGAACTGCATGAAATTACTGGAGGAGTGTACTGTAACACGGGAAAACGTCTCGCTGTTCATACAAGTCAGG aACCAGCTTGGCATCTTATGGGCCGGACGTGACGAAACCGAGAAAGCTCAAGGCTTTTTAGAAACGGCGGAGTCCATTTATGTCCAGTACATGAAAGAG GATGGCCAACCACCACTGGATTTGGTAGATTTCTTTGTGCTAGAGGAAGATGCACCATCCCAACAAGAGAGAATGAGGAG ATTTGAAATggcatacacgcacacactttaTTATCTGGCTCAAGTGTATAAAAATCTGGGTCAGTATGAGAGAGCAGGACAGTACTGCCACAGCACATTGCAGAGGCAGCTGAAGTTCAGCCAGTTTGTGCCACTCGAGTGGGCCATCAATGCTGCCACTCTGTCACAGTATTACATCACCAAG ACGCGATACATGGAGGCACGACACTGTTTGGCTGCAGCTAATGTCATTGCTGGCCTGGCTGGAGAAGTCCCTTCAGAAGCTGCTGCCAAAGAAA GTGAAGCTGAATATGAAAAACGTGAGCAATTGTGTCAGAAAAGAGCTGAAATTGCAAGGTGCTGGATCAAATATTGCCTTAATCTGCTACAAGATTCTAAAAAGCTTTTGGAG GACAACATTGGAGAGTTAGACCTGGACCGACAGGAAGAGCTGCAGAGAGCACGACAGGATGAGGAGGAGTTAAAAGAGATAGGAAGAAAAACAGCAGTTCTCTTTGATTCTGCCGACACGTTCGATTCAATTTGCAGCCAGGAGGAGAAAGTGAGCTGCATATATCCATTAAACTTTGAAGAAGCCCGTGCCATCTTTCTGGTGGGTCAAAGCTACGTGACGCAGGCCAAGGAGTATTTCGAGATGGATGGTCACGTAACAGACCACATTGAGATCCTTCAGGATCACAGCGCTCTTTTTAAGGTCTTGGCATTTTTTGAGGAGGACCTGGAGCGCCGCTGCAAGATGCACAAGCGCCGCGTGGACATGCTCGAGCCCATCTGCAAGGACCTGAACGCTCAGTACTACTTACTGATCTGCCGACAGTTGCAGTTCGAACTCGCTGAGACCTTCTACGAAATGATGGACTTAAAACTGGCCGTGGCTGAAAAACAGGACCAGCCAGACGCACACACCATAAAGAAGTTCAACCACTTGTGCTTGGCATCCATCAAGTACTACCAGATGTTCCTGGACTCCATCCGCTCACCAGAGGGCAAGTTTCCAGAAAAACTCGAAGACGATCTGCTGAGACCGGCACTGGTGGCTAAGTTTCGTATTGCTCGACTTCAGTCCAAGATCATCTCAGGAAACTTGGCCACTCAATTGGAGAATCTCAGCCTCTCACTGGAGTCATACAACTTTGTTGTGCAGTATTGCGAAGAGCACCCAGAAGCCAAGAAGGCTGTGGAAACTGAACTGGAGCTGAGTGAAGAAATGGTGTCCCTCCTTCCTATGAAGATCAATAGAATACAGTCTAGAATGGCCTCCTCTAACTAA